One Nostoc punctiforme PCC 73102 DNA window includes the following coding sequences:
- a CDS encoding EboA family metabolite traffic protein gives MSKVNKLLHHWLLKSVSEKAFAWLEHKQAQISSGAAERVFFTAFSAVPRYLGKQDLQLTFQDLEAAEDVIPGWYPGNWSVDQAGRTLLLLALPHDDAQGYVRSLDQVFSTADMGELVALYQSLPLLPHSELHRQRAAEGIRSNMSNVFQAIALRNPYPANYLDNAAWNQMVLKAVFVGSPLHLIWGLDRRANPELAKMLADYAHERWAAKRSVTPELWRPVGRFADSAIVTDLEKVLANGDTAEQEAAALACAESPLPQAQALLSRYPDLQSSIQQGNLTWNNFSRK, from the coding sequence ATGAGTAAAGTAAACAAGTTACTGCATCACTGGCTGTTAAAGTCTGTTTCAGAGAAAGCTTTTGCTTGGCTGGAGCATAAGCAGGCACAAATTTCTAGCGGCGCTGCTGAAAGAGTTTTTTTCACGGCATTTAGTGCTGTACCGCGTTATCTAGGTAAACAGGATTTGCAGCTAACATTCCAGGACTTGGAAGCAGCAGAAGATGTGATTCCCGGTTGGTATCCTGGTAATTGGAGTGTAGATCAAGCAGGTCGCACACTCTTGCTTCTAGCTTTGCCCCACGATGATGCCCAGGGGTATGTGCGATCGCTCGATCAAGTCTTCTCCACTGCTGATATGGGAGAGTTAGTTGCTCTTTATCAAAGTTTGCCGTTATTACCACATTCAGAGTTACATCGCCAGCGCGCTGCTGAGGGAATTCGCAGCAATATGAGTAATGTATTCCAAGCCATAGCACTACGTAACCCTTATCCAGCAAATTATTTAGACAATGCTGCTTGGAATCAGATGGTGCTGAAGGCTGTGTTTGTCGGCAGTCCGTTGCATCTAATTTGGGGACTAGACCGACGTGCTAACCCAGAATTAGCGAAGATGTTAGCAGACTATGCCCATGAACGTTGGGCAGCTAAACGCTCAGTTACGCCAGAACTTTGGCGACCTGTAGGGCGGTTTGCGGATAGTGCGATCGTTACGGATTTGGAAAAAGTACTGGCTAATGGCGATACAGCCGAACAAGAAGCCGCAGCATTAGCTTGTGCCGAGTCTCCTTTACCCCAAGCGCAAGCATTACTTTCTCGTTACCCAGATTTACAGTCATCTATCCAACAAGGTAATCTGACTTGGAACAATTTTAGCCGCAAGTGA
- a CDS encoding IS630 family transposase has protein sequence MPPPAKDFLTPSQVGKLQQALKESGQPHVRERILIILLQNDGKPQHEIAKFLGCSPRTVAYWCMHGDPDNLETLHNKREYEHYRKATPEYIELLLKTVDQEPSDLGYEFGKWTAERLTTYLTEKTGIDLSSSQVRRILKRKKYSYIWAKYDLEDKQKPQERAKFKEKLTQYLSIAREEPDRLQVWFWDESGFSLRVIRRKNWGKKGKRKNVLLLRRCGRVNVMGAIRESDRKRVCFFVKKGNADIFYEQLQQLNELIKQEWASIGNLGKDFSKHGPKIILILDNASFHKRKDIIAKISEEFPNFVLEFLPAYSPDYNIIELVWHSCKEYIAHRLFKSVDELQALLDKLLNQGELLIKWHRKIKNKGNVNYVAA, from the coding sequence CCACCAGCCAAAGACTTTTTAACGCCGTCACAAGTCGGCAAGCTACAGCAGGCTTTAAAAGAAAGCGGCCAACCACACGTCAGGGAAAGAATTTTAATTATTCTTCTACAAAATGATGGGAAGCCGCAACACGAAATTGCTAAATTTTTAGGCTGCTCGCCTAGAACCGTGGCGTATTGGTGTATGCATGGAGATCCAGACAATTTAGAAACCCTGCATAATAAAAGAGAGTACGAACATTATCGAAAAGCTACTCCTGAATATATTGAACTGTTATTAAAAACTGTTGACCAAGAACCATCAGATTTAGGGTATGAATTTGGCAAATGGACGGCAGAGAGATTAACCACATATTTAACCGAAAAAACAGGGATAGATTTAAGTAGCTCTCAAGTAAGGAGGATATTAAAGCGAAAAAAGTATAGTTATATCTGGGCTAAATATGATCTGGAAGATAAACAAAAACCCCAAGAAAGAGCCAAGTTCAAGGAGAAACTTACTCAATATTTATCAATAGCGCGAGAAGAACCAGACCGTTTGCAGGTATGGTTTTGGGACGAGAGTGGTTTTAGTTTACGAGTGATTCGCCGAAAGAACTGGGGTAAAAAAGGAAAACGCAAAAATGTTCTATTGCTTCGGCGCTGTGGTCGCGTTAATGTGATGGGAGCAATCAGAGAATCAGACCGAAAACGGGTATGCTTTTTTGTCAAAAAAGGTAATGCAGATATTTTTTATGAGCAATTACAACAATTGAATGAATTAATTAAACAAGAGTGGGCTAGTATTGGGAACCTTGGTAAAGATTTCTCCAAGCATGGGCCGAAGATTATTTTAATTTTAGACAATGCTAGTTTTCATAAGCGCAAAGATATTATAGCTAAAATATCTGAAGAATTTCCAAACTTTGTTTTAGAATTTTTGCCTGCTTACAGCCCTGATTACAACATTATCGAATTAGTTTGGCACTCATGTAAAGAATATATTGCTCACCGCCTGTTTAAATCAGTAGATGAATTGCAAGCACTGCTAGATAAACTATTAAACCAAGGTGAGTTACTGATTAAGTGGCATCGGAAAATCAAAAATAAAGGCAATGTCAACTATGTTGCAGCTTAA
- a CDS encoding DNA-3-methyladenine glycosylase family protein: MTQIPELESLTEESLTRGLMVLANIDSDLARILETLGPPPIWSREPGFATLLCIILEQQVSVAAARAVFNRLCGVIVPLTPENFLTLDDVQLRGIGFSRQKILYSRGLANAIASDQLDLSKLERMDETTIRTELKRLKGIGDWTVDIYLLMALQRPDVFPKGDLAIAIALQKLKNLATRPTPVQLEGMTQHWRPWRAVAARLLWHYYLSNPK, translated from the coding sequence ATGACTCAAATACCTGAACTAGAATCATTGACTGAAGAAAGTCTCACCCGTGGTTTAATGGTGCTTGCCAATATTGACAGCGATTTGGCTCGGATTTTAGAAACACTCGGGCCTCCACCAATATGGTCAAGAGAACCGGGTTTTGCAACGCTTCTGTGCATAATTCTGGAACAGCAAGTTTCCGTAGCAGCTGCGAGGGCTGTATTTAACCGTCTATGTGGGGTTATTGTACCGCTAACGCCAGAAAATTTTCTGACATTGGATGATGTTCAATTAAGAGGGATTGGATTCAGTCGGCAAAAGATTCTATACTCTCGTGGATTAGCGAATGCGATCGCAAGCGATCAGCTTGACCTCAGCAAGCTGGAAAGAATGGACGAAACTACTATCAGAACTGAGTTAAAGCGCCTCAAAGGTATAGGAGACTGGACAGTTGATATTTATTTACTCATGGCGCTGCAACGTCCTGATGTCTTTCCTAAAGGCGATTTAGCAATCGCGATCGCTTTACAAAAACTCAAAAACTTGGCGACACGTCCAACACCAGTTCAACTGGAAGGAATGACACAGCACTGGAGACCGTGGCGAGCAGTTGCGGCAAGACTTCTATGGCACTATTACCTAAGTAATCCCAAATAA
- a CDS encoding TatD family hydrolase, producing the protein MMYIDPHIHMCSRTTYDYLVMREYGIVAVIEPAFWLGQPRTNAGSFKDYFSSLVGWERFRASQFGIQHYCTIGLNPKEANNEALATEVMELLPLYACKEGVVAIGEIGYDDMTEAEDKYFCQQLELAKELDMLVLIHTPHRNKKAGAIQSMERCIEYGLDPSQVVIDHNNEETVEEVLGRGFWAAFTIYPQTKMGNARMVEVVRKYGCDRIIVDSSADWGISDPLAVPKTAQLMLDRGIPEEHVRAVCYENALAAYSQTGQMKASDWLNPQSIDQRQLFSGNSVLRGQEPGIKSVSDFVLIE; encoded by the coding sequence ATGATGTATATCGATCCTCACATTCACATGTGTTCCCGTACTACTTACGATTACTTAGTAATGCGGGAATATGGTATTGTCGCCGTTATTGAACCAGCCTTTTGGTTAGGACAACCCCGAACTAATGCTGGCTCATTTAAAGACTACTTCAGTAGTCTTGTAGGCTGGGAACGCTTTCGTGCTAGTCAGTTTGGCATCCAACACTACTGCACAATCGGCCTAAATCCGAAAGAAGCTAACAATGAAGCACTAGCAACAGAAGTTATGGAACTGCTGCCACTTTATGCCTGTAAAGAAGGAGTTGTTGCCATTGGTGAAATTGGCTATGACGACATGACAGAAGCAGAAGATAAGTACTTTTGTCAACAGTTAGAATTAGCCAAAGAACTCGATATGTTAGTACTAATTCATACGCCCCATCGGAATAAGAAGGCGGGTGCTATTCAAAGCATGGAACGCTGCATTGAATATGGCTTAGATCCTTCACAAGTAGTTATCGATCACAACAACGAAGAAACTGTTGAAGAAGTATTAGGACGGGGCTTTTGGGCAGCTTTTACGATTTACCCACAGACGAAGATGGGTAACGCCCGGATGGTTGAAGTTGTCCGTAAGTATGGATGTGATCGCATCATTGTAGATAGTAGTGCTGATTGGGGCATCAGCGATCCTTTGGCAGTTCCAAAAACGGCTCAGTTGATGTTAGATAGGGGCATTCCTGAAGAACACGTGCGAGCAGTTTGTTATGAAAACGCCTTAGCTGCTTATAGCCAAACTGGGCAGATGAAAGCGTCAGACTGGCTCAATCCTCAATCTATCGATCAGCGTCAGCTGTTCAGTGGTAATTCTGTGTTGCGGGGACAGGAACCAGGAATCAAATCAGTTTCAGATTTTGTGTTGATTGAGTAG
- the dapF gene encoding diaminopimelate epimerase has translation MAIEFTKYHGLGNDFILIDNRSSSLPVLTPEQAIQLCDRHFGIGADGVIFALPGENGTDYTMRIFNSDGSEPEMCGNGIRCLAGFLADLEGQSRNKDSYRIHTLGGVMTPQLLSDGLVKVDMGLPRLLAGEIPTTLAPVEEKVISVPLEVAGKTWEVTCVNMGNPHCITFVEDVAAIELESIGPKFEHHPAFPQRINTEFIQVVRRDYLKMRVWERGAGITLACGTGACASLVAGVLTGKCDRTATVELPGGPLQIEWSEIDQRVYMTGPAERVFTGKL, from the coding sequence ATGGCAATCGAATTTACTAAGTATCATGGTCTGGGCAATGATTTTATTCTGATTGACAATCGCTCGTCATCTTTGCCCGTTTTGACTCCAGAGCAAGCTATCCAATTATGCGATCGCCATTTTGGTATCGGTGCTGATGGTGTCATTTTTGCTCTACCTGGAGAAAACGGCACTGACTATACCATGCGGATTTTTAATTCTGATGGTTCAGAACCAGAAATGTGTGGCAATGGCATTCGCTGTTTAGCTGGCTTTTTGGCAGATTTAGAAGGTCAATCCCGAAATAAAGATTCATATCGCATTCATACTTTGGGTGGTGTAATGACTCCCCAACTCTTATCTGATGGTCTAGTTAAAGTAGACATGGGTTTACCCAGATTACTCGCTGGCGAAATTCCTACTACTCTTGCACCTGTTGAAGAAAAAGTAATCTCTGTGCCGTTGGAAGTGGCGGGGAAAACTTGGGAAGTAACTTGTGTAAATATGGGAAATCCTCACTGCATTACCTTTGTGGAAGATGTAGCAGCAATTGAACTAGAAAGCATAGGCCCGAAATTTGAGCATCACCCAGCTTTTCCCCAACGCATAAATACTGAATTTATTCAAGTGGTACGCCGTGACTATTTGAAAATGCGGGTGTGGGAACGGGGTGCTGGGATTACATTAGCTTGTGGGACTGGTGCTTGCGCTTCTTTAGTGGCTGGTGTGTTAACCGGGAAATGCGATCGCACTGCCACTGTAGAATTACCTGGTGGTCCCTTGCAAATTGAATGGTCAGAAATCGACCAACGGGTTTACATGACAGGCCCGGCTGAACGAGTCTTCACGGGGAAACTGTAA
- a CDS encoding Hfq-related RNA-binding protein, translating into MLTEFDTTLPSIRQVQNLIKQTTPVELKLVTQDVLTGKVVWQDPQCICIADENSQQTTVWKQAIAYIKPKTS; encoded by the coding sequence ATGCTTACCGAATTTGACACCACTTTACCCAGTATTAGACAAGTCCAAAACCTGATTAAACAAACAACGCCAGTTGAGTTAAAGCTGGTGACTCAGGATGTACTCACAGGAAAGGTTGTATGGCAAGATCCACAGTGTATCTGTATTGCTGATGAAAACAGTCAGCAAACCACCGTTTGGAAACAAGCGATCGCATACATCAAACCGAAAACAAGTTAG
- a CDS encoding DMT family transporter, producing MVENQLILTTEKSDKTLNILPIIIVIIALLALSSTAILIKIALREMSATATFFNRLWIATIIFGFWNGINQARTQIKDDQPVLPQQPYPIKEIAFLIAVGLVHVLGRLSWTWALTQTGAANANALGSLNPLFTTLGGWLFFNQIFGRKFIIGLILAIIGAIAVGFEDLLRSNNNFTGDAVALISSIFYAANFLLIEQIRNKFSIITILLWRCVIATSLMVPVVLIFEKQPFPVSLSGWLVVFALAAICESLGHGLIVYSLKTFSSGFISLLLLLNPVIVAILAWILFSENLSIFNLLGLALIVGGIYLAISNKESIKSSVNPPIQSLQKSEF from the coding sequence ATGGTAGAAAATCAATTAATCCTAACAACAGAAAAGTCTGATAAAACTTTAAACATCCTGCCGATAATCATAGTAATAATTGCATTATTAGCTTTATCTTCAACAGCAATATTGATTAAAATTGCTCTTAGAGAAATGAGCGCTACTGCTACATTCTTTAATCGTTTATGGATAGCGACTATTATCTTTGGATTCTGGAATGGAATTAACCAAGCACGGACTCAGATTAAAGATGATCAACCTGTATTACCACAGCAGCCTTATCCAATCAAAGAGATAGCGTTTTTAATAGCAGTGGGTCTAGTTCATGTATTAGGTAGATTATCTTGGACTTGGGCGCTAACCCAGACTGGTGCTGCGAATGCTAATGCGTTAGGTAGTCTTAATCCGCTATTTACTACATTAGGAGGATGGCTATTTTTTAATCAGATTTTTGGGCGCAAATTTATCATCGGTCTGATCTTAGCCATAATCGGCGCGATCGCAGTTGGGTTTGAAGATTTATTACGTTCTAATAATAATTTTACAGGTGATGCTGTTGCCTTGATCTCGTCGATATTTTATGCAGCAAACTTTTTACTAATCGAGCAAATCCGCAATAAGTTTTCAATTATTACTATCCTTCTGTGGCGCTGTGTCATCGCAACTTCATTAATGGTTCCAGTAGTACTAATCTTTGAAAAACAACCTTTTCCAGTTTCCTTGTCAGGGTGGTTAGTAGTATTTGCACTAGCTGCTATTTGCGAATCTTTGGGTCATGGGCTAATTGTATATAGCCTGAAAACTTTTTCTTCAGGATTCATCTCTTTACTTTTGTTACTCAATCCAGTGATTGTTGCTATTCTTGCTTGGATACTTTTCTCGGAAAACTTGAGTATTTTTAACTTGCTAGGGTTGGCATTAATTGTAGGGGGTATATATTTAGCGATTTCTAATAAAGAATCTATCAAATCTAGCGTTAATCCCCCCATACAATCTCTACAGAAAAGTGAATTTTAA
- the eboE gene encoding metabolite traffic protein EboE: MKIKNNNFHLTYCSNIHPGESWLEVFANLEKYIPELKSRLSPKEPFGIGLRLANVAAKQLLESNNLAKFQTWLTQQDLYVFTLNGFPYGGFHRQIVKDQVYAPDWSTQERVNYTLNLAHILASLLPQGLDGGISTLPLSYKPWWVKDQRTFEAVLKKSSLNIASVVVEMIRISEKTGKILHIDLEPEPDGLIENTSEVIDFYQNWLLPIGSNYLSEKLNIEQNLAETKLLEHVRICYDTCHFSVEYEEPQSVFARFQSAGIKIGKIQISAAIQVKIPADVEKRSLIVERLRPFAESTYLHQVIERRTDGTLHHYPDLITALPHLEQSLAEEWRTHFHVPIFIHDYQILQSTQDDIATVLNLLQTNNACSHLEIETYTWDVLPSEMKIDLLTSIQREYEWVLKEFAAN; this comes from the coding sequence ATGAAAATTAAAAACAACAATTTTCACTTAACTTATTGCAGCAATATTCACCCTGGTGAAAGTTGGCTAGAGGTTTTCGCTAATTTAGAAAAGTATATTCCCGAACTCAAATCACGTTTATCGCCTAAAGAACCTTTTGGTATTGGCTTGAGGTTAGCTAATGTTGCTGCAAAACAACTTTTAGAAAGTAATAACTTAGCTAAATTTCAAACTTGGCTAACTCAACAAGATTTATATGTTTTCACCTTAAATGGATTTCCTTATGGTGGATTCCATCGGCAAATTGTAAAAGACCAAGTTTATGCACCAGATTGGTCTACACAAGAACGGGTTAATTATACATTAAACTTGGCACACATTTTAGCTAGTCTATTACCCCAAGGACTTGATGGCGGAATTTCTACACTACCATTATCCTATAAACCTTGGTGGGTAAAAGACCAAAGAACTTTCGAGGCTGTTCTGAAAAAGAGTTCTTTGAACATAGCATCAGTTGTTGTAGAAATGATTCGCATCAGCGAGAAAACAGGAAAGATACTCCATATTGATTTAGAACCTGAGCCTGATGGTTTAATTGAAAATACCTCAGAAGTAATTGATTTTTATCAAAATTGGTTATTGCCAATTGGCAGTAACTACTTATCAGAAAAATTAAATATAGAACAGAATTTAGCAGAAACTAAATTGCTAGAACACGTTCGTATTTGCTATGACACATGCCATTTCTCAGTTGAATATGAAGAACCACAATCTGTGTTTGCGCGTTTTCAATCAGCAGGAATTAAAATTGGTAAAATTCAAATCAGTGCAGCAATTCAAGTAAAAATACCTGCTGATGTTGAGAAGCGTAGTTTAATAGTTGAGCGCTTACGCCCTTTTGCAGAATCTACTTATCTCCACCAGGTAATAGAACGTCGCACTGATGGTACACTGCATCACTATCCTGACTTAATAACTGCACTACCACATTTAGAGCAATCTTTAGCTGAAGAATGGCGGACTCATTTTCATGTCCCAATTTTTATTCATGATTATCAAATTTTGCAGTCTACCCAAGATGACATCGCTACTGTTTTAAATCTACTTCAGACAAACAATGCTTGCTCACATTTAGAAATTGAAACTTACACTTGGGATGTATTGCCATCAGAAATGAAGATAGATTTACTAACTTCTATTCAGCGTGAGTATGAGTGGGTATTAAAAGAATTTGCCGCAAATTAA
- a CDS encoding 3-dehydroquinate synthase, with protein sequence MAIKQKTALNLQPINQCVRVTFNYDVHFTRGLFQLDNPLFAQVIAADGETTPKQVLAVVDGGFLQYQDGLLKKLSVYAQYYENVLTLSGEPIVVLGGEAVKNHSRFIEQIHQRINAAGLCRHSYVLAIGGGAVLDMVGYAAATAHRGIRLLRVPTTVLGQNDSGVGVKNGINAFGKKNFLGTFMPPYAVLNDFDFLTSLDDRDWRSGIAEAVKVALIKDADFFDFIMTNADKLANRDMDIMERLIYRCSQLHLEHIAGGGDPFEMGSSRPLDFGHWAAHKLEHLTNYSLRHGEAVAIGIALDTTYSYLTGQLLKSEWQSVLYTLSKLGFTLYVPALTEQLDRLDHPDCLFRGLTEFREHLGGNLTITLLEGIGQGIEVHQVDLSLYRDAILMLQDWELLH encoded by the coding sequence ATGGCTATTAAACAAAAAACCGCTCTTAATCTGCAACCGATTAACCAATGTGTCCGCGTGACCTTCAACTATGATGTTCACTTCACTAGAGGTCTGTTTCAGTTAGATAATCCTTTATTTGCACAAGTGATTGCCGCAGATGGAGAAACAACCCCAAAGCAAGTACTAGCAGTGGTAGATGGAGGATTTTTACAGTACCAAGATGGCTTACTAAAAAAATTATCAGTCTATGCTCAGTATTATGAAAATGTACTAACACTGAGCGGTGAGCCGATAGTAGTTCTTGGTGGAGAAGCAGTCAAGAACCATTCTAGATTTATAGAACAAATTCATCAGCGAATCAATGCAGCTGGATTGTGCCGTCACTCCTACGTTTTAGCAATTGGAGGTGGAGCCGTCCTAGATATGGTAGGATACGCAGCAGCAACGGCTCATCGAGGAATTCGGCTGCTACGAGTACCGACAACAGTATTAGGGCAAAACGATTCGGGTGTAGGGGTAAAAAACGGAATCAATGCTTTCGGCAAGAAAAACTTTTTGGGTACATTCATGCCGCCTTATGCTGTCTTAAATGACTTTGATTTTCTGACTAGCCTTGACGATCGAGATTGGCGATCGGGTATTGCAGAAGCGGTGAAAGTAGCGCTGATTAAAGATGCAGATTTCTTCGATTTCATTATGACTAATGCCGATAAATTGGCTAATCGGGATATGGACATAATGGAAAGATTGATCTATCGCTGTTCGCAATTGCATTTAGAGCATATTGCTGGTGGCGGCGATCCATTTGAAATGGGTTCATCGCGTCCTTTGGATTTTGGACACTGGGCTGCTCATAAACTGGAGCATTTAACTAATTACAGTTTACGTCACGGCGAAGCTGTAGCGATCGGCATTGCTTTGGATACGACCTATTCATATTTAACAGGTCAACTCTTGAAATCTGAGTGGCAAAGTGTTCTATATACGCTCAGTAAGCTAGGATTCACATTATACGTGCCGGCGCTGACAGAGCAATTAGATCGACTAGACCATCCCGATTGTCTATTTAGGGGGCTAACCGAGTTTCGCGAACACTTGGGAGGAAATTTGACAATTACCCTTCTAGAAGGAATTGGGCAAGGAATAGAAGTCCACCAGGTGGATTTGTCGTTGTATAGAGATGCTATTTTAATGCTGCAAGATTGGGAACTTTTGCATTGA
- the ada gene encoding bifunctional DNA-binding transcriptional regulator/O6-methylguanine-DNA methyltransferase Ada codes for MQLQQTQLLEETLWKAVLNRDATIDGKFFYGVRSTGIYCRPICPSRRPNRNQVCFFQSAKEAQNAGFRPCKRCQPQFETVPNPAKAKILAVCRYIEAQSDRIPTLSELCSQVEMSPSYLQKVFKQIIGVSPFQYADALRSQRLKQRLQSGEEIAHAVYDTGYGSSSQIYEKAPKQLGMTPKIYQQAGKTINIVYAIAPCPLGYLLVATTDKGICAVKLGDEADKLEHILNQEFHQAHIIRDDHIHKEWIQGILDLIAGDETHLDLPLDIRGTAFQKQVWQVLQKIPYSETRTYTDIARDIAKPQAVRAVGNACGANPIAVIIPCHRVLRSDGSLGGYRWGIERKQKLLVQESKLSKDDSNT; via the coding sequence ATGCAATTACAACAGACACAACTTTTAGAGGAAACTCTCTGGAAAGCCGTTCTCAACCGAGATGCCACAATTGACGGCAAGTTTTTCTACGGTGTTCGTTCCACAGGCATTTATTGCCGACCTATTTGCCCTAGTCGCAGACCAAATCGCAATCAAGTTTGTTTTTTCCAGTCAGCAAAAGAGGCTCAAAACGCAGGTTTTCGACCTTGCAAGCGCTGTCAGCCACAATTTGAAACAGTTCCAAATCCAGCCAAAGCGAAAATCTTAGCAGTATGTCGATACATTGAAGCACAAAGCGATCGCATCCCCACCCTCTCAGAATTATGCTCTCAGGTGGAAATGAGTCCTAGTTATCTGCAAAAGGTATTCAAGCAAATAATTGGTGTATCCCCTTTTCAATATGCAGATGCACTGCGTAGCCAACGATTAAAGCAGCGTCTCCAGTCAGGGGAGGAAATTGCTCATGCAGTTTATGACACGGGGTATGGTTCAAGTAGTCAAATTTATGAAAAAGCACCGAAGCAACTGGGAATGACACCAAAAATTTACCAACAAGCTGGAAAGACAATCAACATTGTCTATGCGATCGCTCCATGTCCGTTAGGATATTTACTGGTGGCAACAACAGACAAGGGGATTTGTGCCGTTAAACTAGGTGATGAAGCAGACAAACTTGAACACATCTTGAATCAAGAATTTCACCAAGCGCACATCATACGTGATGACCACATACACAAAGAATGGATACAAGGAATCCTCGACTTGATTGCGGGAGATGAAACACATCTCGATTTACCACTCGATATCCGTGGAACAGCATTTCAGAAACAGGTTTGGCAAGTATTACAAAAAATTCCCTATAGCGAAACTCGTACCTACACTGATATTGCCCGTGATATTGCCAAACCCCAAGCAGTCCGGGCGGTAGGAAATGCTTGTGGAGCTAACCCGATCGCAGTGATTATACCCTGTCATCGGGTGCTGCGGAGTGATGGCAGTCTTGGTGGTTATCGTTGGGGGATTGAGCGCAAACAAAAACTGCTTGTACAAGAATCGAAATTGAGCAAAGATGACTCAAATACCTGA
- the eboC gene encoding UbiA-like protein EboC (EboC, a homolog the polyprenyltransferase UbiA, belongs to system of proteins involved in the trafficking of precursor metabolites to an extracytoplasmic compartment so that the biosynthesis of certain natural products, such as scytonemin, can be completed.) has protein sequence MNVASLNFQSWRGYLELMRPANIVTAWADILVGFAASGSGIIFAQLINGEASFNILIPLAWLLLATSGLYGGGIVFNDVFDAELDAKERPNRAIPSGRVSRENATLLGSILFAIGIIAAFQVSLVSGAIAIFITLSSLLYDSLAKHHPFFGPLNMGLCRGSNLLLGVSAVPAIIGERWYLALIPVLYIAAITAISQGEVHGGKKITGVLAVLLIAIVLTAILALGLLDEYTAIAALPFAIFLAIRILPNFIKAAREPIAGNIRNAVKIGVLSLIVLDATVASGFAGLYYGLLVLSLLPISMKLAKVFAVT, from the coding sequence GTGAATGTTGCAAGCTTAAATTTTCAAAGCTGGCGGGGTTATCTGGAATTGATGCGTCCTGCTAATATTGTTACTGCTTGGGCGGATATTCTTGTAGGTTTCGCTGCTTCCGGCTCTGGGATTATTTTTGCTCAATTAATCAATGGAGAAGCAAGTTTTAACATACTAATTCCATTAGCTTGGTTGTTGTTAGCTACAAGTGGTTTATACGGCGGCGGTATAGTTTTTAATGATGTTTTTGATGCAGAATTAGATGCAAAAGAGCGACCAAATAGAGCAATTCCTAGCGGTCGGGTATCTCGTGAAAATGCTACTTTGTTGGGGAGTATACTGTTTGCGATCGGGATTATAGCTGCTTTTCAAGTATCGTTGGTGAGTGGTGCGATCGCTATATTCATCACTCTTTCATCTCTTTTGTATGATTCACTCGCCAAACATCATCCTTTTTTCGGCCCTTTAAATATGGGTTTGTGTCGTGGCAGTAACTTATTATTAGGCGTAAGTGCTGTACCTGCAATCATTGGAGAACGTTGGTATTTAGCACTAATTCCTGTTCTTTATATTGCTGCTATCACCGCAATTAGTCAGGGTGAAGTTCACGGTGGTAAGAAGATTACGGGAGTTTTAGCAGTACTGCTGATTGCAATAGTTCTGACGGCAATTTTGGCTTTAGGATTATTGGATGAGTATACAGCGATCGCAGCACTACCATTCGCTATTTTCTTAGCTATCAGAATCTTACCTAATTTTATCAAAGCGGCGCGGGAACCGATAGCCGGAAATATCCGAAATGCGGTAAAAATAGGCGTTTTATCTCTAATAGTATTAGATGCAACGGTTGCATCTGGTTTTGCTGGTTTGTATTACGGTTTATTAGTTCTAAGCTTGCTACCCATTTCGATGAAGTTAGCAAAAGTATTTGCTGTTACTTAA